A stretch of DNA from Halobacteriovorax vibrionivorans:
TATTCATATAATTGTTCATAACCTTGATAAACCACAGACATTGAAACAGAGTCATATGCGTTTACTGGGTCTATAGTAGAGATAGATTCTGTAAGTGGGAATCTAAGTGTATTCTTATCAGTTTTTGAAACACGACATGATGTTAAAGTGAGTGTTACAAGTATTAGTAATGTACTAAATAGGGTAATCTTGCGCATTGCTTTCCTCGTTTTGGACATAATTTATTTCTGTTTTTATTTTGTCGTATGAATGCCCTTTTGACAAAAGAAAGCGTATCAGCTTTTGTTTAAAATTAAAATCTTCCAAGGCCTCAATGCCTTTAGATCGAATCTTTTTATGGATTAACTCGCGAAGCTGATTATTTTCTGTGTATCGATATTCTTCGAATATTTCCTCGATGATATGACCTTCTACGTTTAGTCTTTCCGCTCTTAGCTTATTGATTATATTTCTCTTAGATTGACCTTTGTACATGAAGGTTTTGATACGGGTACGGAT
This window harbors:
- a CDS encoding regulatory protein RecX codes for the protein MTLKETIEKLPFNNEDYILAEDESKADLTRSFKRAYHYCIWLLSKRDYSRFKLARKLYEKKYTPYVDELLDFLEEAKYLQEEQYIRTRIKTFMYKGQSKRNIINKLRAERLNVEGHIIEEIFEEYRYTENNQLRELIHKKIRSKGIEALEDFNFKQKLIRFLLSKGHSYDKIKTEINYVQNEESNAQDYPI